From the genome of Neomonachus schauinslandi chromosome 5, ASM220157v2, whole genome shotgun sequence, one region includes:
- the TMEM270 gene encoding transmembrane protein 270, which produces MEAVPLVRSRLLGILLLVVKLSVLLVQNRVHLYNLLLLKSLLFNHWLSGLAQEACGSRGRQAHPAPGLAASPLGRALRAGRALLGVPVWLGLRAPRLVWAGVRRWAPALGLSAATGTELLLSCLHSLMLAGLLLLLLTWRLCRRARRCSLAGLLSKALLDNRVVPELRALLRRLYWWVETTTALTWLLAYLITWTTCLASHLLQAAFEHTAQLAQAQEVEPLQGSGPSSTSPLPKPLGPKAGPALPEHGTPAE; this is translated from the exons ATGGAGGCCGTCCCTCTGGTCAGATCCAGGCTCTTGGGGATTCTTCTGCTGGTGGTGAAGCTCTCAGTGCTG ctgGTCCAGAACCGGGTCCACCTCTACAATCTGCTGCTCCTCAAGAGTCTCCTCTTCAACCACTGGCTGTCGGGGCTGGCTCAGGAGGCTTGTGGGTCCCGCGGCCGCCAGGCCCATCCAGCCCCCGGGCTTGCCGCCAGCCCCCTGGGCCGGGCGCTGCGGGCGGGCCGGGCGCTGCTAGGCGTCCCCGTGTGGCTGGGGTTGCGGGCGCCCCGGCTGGTGTGGGCGGGCGTGCGGCGCTGGGCCCCGGCCTTGGGCCTGTCTGCGGCCACCGGCACGGAGCTGCTTCTGTCCTGCCTGCACAGCCTGATGCTGGCGGGcttgctgctgttgctgctgacCTGGAGGCTGTGCCGGAGGGCCCGTCGCTGCAGCCTGGCTGGGCTGCTCAGCAAG GCGCTGCTGGACAACCGTGTGGTGCCGGAGCTCCGGGCCCTGCTGAGGCGTCTGTACTGGTGGGTGGAGACCACAACAGCGCTCACCTGGCTCCTGGCCTATCTCATCACCTGGACCACTTGCCTTGCCTCCCACCTGCTGCAAGCCGCCTTTGAGCACACAGCCCAGCTGGCCCAGGCCCAGGAAGTTGAGCCCCTGCAGGGCTCAGGACCCTCGTCCACGTCCCCGCTCCCCAAGCCCCTGGGCCCCAAGGCTGGGCCAGCCCTGCCGGAGCACGGGACCCCTGCAGAATAA